The genomic DNA GTAGCCGAACATCAAGCCCTGGTCGCCCGCGCCCTGCTTGTCCTTGGCGTCGGTGCCGCCGGTGCGGGACTCGTACGCCGTGTCGACGCCCTGCGCGATGTCCGAGCTCTGCTCGCCGATCGAGATCTCGACGCCGCAGGTGCGACCGTCGAAGCCCTTGACCGAGCTGTCGTAGCCGATCCCGACGATCGTCTCCCGGACCAGGCGGGGAATGTCGACGTAGCCGATCGTGGCCACCTCGCCGGCCACGTGCACCAGCCCGGTGGTCACCATCGTCTCGACGGCGACCCGCGCGTGCGGGTCCTGCTGCAGCATCGCGTCGAGGATCGAGTCGGAGATCTGGTCGCAGATCTTGTCGGGGTGTCCCTCGGTGACGGACTCGGAGGTGAACAGACGGGCCACGGATGACTCCTCGGGCTGGCGACGCGAAAGCGATGCTGACGATGCTGCGGTCTGGGCCGGAATCGGCCCACCAGGCAATCTTATCCGGGCCGGCACGGCGGTCCCGGACGCCGCGGCGATACGGGGCGAGCTGCGCCCACGGGGGCGCTACAGCAGTGGCCGGAGGGCGTCGAGGACGGCCTGCGCGGCCTCCTCCTTCGAGCCAGTCACCTCGGCGACCGGGTCGTGGCGGCCGGCGGCCAGGATCGCCACGGTCGTGACGTCCTTGCCGAACACCGCGTCGCGCCCGACCTCGTTGGCGACCAGGAGATCGCAGCCCTTGCGGGCGAGCTTGGCCCGGGCCAGGTCCAGCACGGAGCCGGTCTCGTCGCCGGTCTCGGCCGCGAACCCCACGATGACCGGGTACTGCGCCGCCGCGTCCCCGCGGCGGCGCACCAGCCCGGCGAGGATGTCCGGATTGCGGACCAGTTCGATGACCGGCGCGTCCTCGTCGTGCCCGGCGCCGTGGGTCTTCTTGATCTTGTGCGCGGCGTAGGTCTTCGGCCGGAAGTCGGCGACGGCGGCGGCCATGATGATCGCGTCCGCGTGCGGGTACGCCGCCGCGACGGCCTCCTCCAGCTCGCGGGCGGACTCCACCCGGTGCACGGTGACCGCCCCGTGGTCGAACCGATCGGGCCCGGACATGGTGTCCGGCAGACCCACGTTGGCGCTGATCAGCTCCACGATGGCGCCACGGGCGGCCGCCGCCGCGGCCAGGGCGTAGCCCTGCTTGCCGGAGCTGCGGTTGCCGAGATAGCGGACCGGATCCAGGGCCTCGCGGGTGCCGCCGGCGGTGATCACGATGCGCCGGTCGGCGAGATCGCGGGCCAGGGCCGGTGGCTGCAGGCGCGCCGTCGCGGCGCCGCCGCCGAGCACGGCCAAGGCCTGGGCGTGGATGTGCTCAGGCTCGGGAAGCCGGCCCGGGCCGCTGTCCGCGCCAGTCAGCCGGCCGACGGCCGGGTCGATGACGTGCACCCCGCGGGCGCGCAGCAGCGCGACATTGGCCTGGGTCGCGGCATGCAGCCACATCTCGGTGTGCATGGCGGGCGCCATCACGACCGGACAGCGCGCCGTGAGCAGCACGTTCGTCAGCAGGTCATTCGCCAGGCCGTGCGCGGCACGGGCGAGCAGGTCGGCTGTGGCGGGCGCGACGACGACCAGGTCGGCGTGCTGCCCGATCCGGACGTGGCGCACCTCGTCGACCCCGTCCCACACCGAGGTGCTCACCGGGTGGCCCGACAGGGCCTCCCAGGTGGCGGCGCCGACGAAGTGCAGCGCCGCCTCGGTGGGGACGACCGTGACATCGTCGCCCGCCTCACTGAACAGTCGGGACAGCAGGCACGCCTTGTAGGCCGCGATGCCACCACCGACACCGAGGACGACGCGCAGGGTTCAGCCCTCGATGGGCGTGGAGGTCAGGAGCTGGCCGTTGATCTCGCGCAGCGCGACCGAGAGCGGCTTCTCGTGGACCTGGGTCTCCACCAACGGCCCGACGTACTCCAGCAGTCCCTCGGACAGCTGGCTGTAGTAGGCGTTGATCTGGCGGGCGCGCTTGGCCGAGTAGATCACCAGGGCGTACTTGCTCTCGGCGGCCTCGAGGAGGTCGTCGATAGGCGGGTTGGTGATGCCGATCGGGTTCGCGACGGTGCCGGACACTCTCACTCGTTTCGTTCGGGGGCGGTGGTGCGCAGGGCGGGTTGCGGCGGCGGCTCGTACGTCGTGGGACGCGCGCCGCCCGGCGCAGGATGGGTTCCCGCCGCCATCAAGTGTACGAGCTCTTCCGCGGCCCGCCGAACCTCGTCGTTGACGATGACGACGTCGAACTCCTTGGCCGCCTTCATCTCCACCAAGGCGGTGGCCAGGCGCGCGCGCCGCTCCGCAGCGGTCTCGGTGCCCCGACCCAGCAGCCGCTGGACGAGGACGTCCCAGCTCGGCGGCGCGAGGAACACGAAGAGCGCCTCCGGCATCGAGGCGCGCACCTGGCGGGCCCCCTGCAGGTCGATCTCCAGGAGCACCGAGCGCCCGTCGGCCAGGGCCTGCTCGACTGGGCCTCGCGGCGTGCCGTAGCGCGCGAGGTTGTGCACGGTCGCCCACTCCAGCAGCTCGCCGCCGGCCACCATCTCGTCGAAGCGTTCGTCCGTGACGAAGTAGTAATGGCGGCCGTCCTGCTCACCGGGGCGCGGGGCGCGCGTCGTGGCAGAGACCGACATCCAGATCTCCGGGTGGTGTTCGCGCACCCAGGCGGCGACGGTGCCCTTGCCTACGGCCGTCGGCCCGGCCAGGACCGCGAGGCGCGGCGAGCCGGGCCGAACCGCCGAGGCGGTTCGGCTCGGCTCCACGCTCAGGGGTCAGCCCTGCTTGAAGCGCTCGAGGAGCGCCGCGATCTGGTTGGCGCCCAGCCCACGGACGCGACGCGTTTCGGAGATCCCGATCTCCTCCATGATCTGGCGGGCCCGCACGCGCCCGACACCCGGCATCGACTCCAGCAGGGAGGAGACCTTCATCTTGCCGATCACGTCGTTGGTCTTGCCCTCCTTGACCACGTCGGCGAGCGAACCCTGAGAGTTCTTCAGGCGGTTCTTCACGGCAGCCCGCTCGCGGCGCGCAGCCGCGGCCTTCTCAAGTGCTTCCGCGCGCTGCTCGGGGGTCAGCTGGGGTAGGGCCACGGGTATCTCCTCGCAAAAGCTGCCAGTGTCGGTCGGGTTTCACCGGCCCGGCATCGCCGTGTCAGGCCGTTAACCGGGACTTTCTCGCGTCGTCCAGGGTTGAACCTAGCGAAAGCGCCGGTCACGTGCAACGGTTGGACCGCCATTGACCTGGCGTGTCGTACGTTCGACTGATTCCTGTCGGCGGGCCGACTGCGCGGCGCCGCGGCGCGCCAATCGTTAGCGCTCGCGTTCCGAGGCGATCTGCTGATGGTGATGAATGACTTCATCGATGATGAAGGTGAGGAATTTCTCCGCGAAGGCCGGGTCCAGATGCGCCTGTTCCGCGAGCGCCCGCAGCCGCGCGATCTGATGCGCCTCGCGGCCCGGATCCGCCGGCGGCAGACCGTGATCGGCCTTGAGGCGCCCGACCCGCTGGGTGCACTTGAACCGCTCGGCCAGCAGATGCACGAGGGCGGCGTCGATGTTGTCGATGCTGCCGCGGATCTGAGCCAACTCGGCGAGCACGGCGGAGCGCTCGGCCGGCTGTTCCGCAGTGGACGCCGGCGAAGGCATCTGGCCGGGGGTGTCGGTCATGACGTCCCCAGCAGTTCGAACAGCTGTTCCGCGCTCGTGCGGGCCCTGGCCCGCAACGCGGCGACATCCGGTCCCGCAGAAAGGATTTCGCGGCTGCTCGCGGCCAGCACGGTCGGCAGGGCCGCGCCGAAGACCGTCTGCAGGTCCTCGGCCGTGGCGCCCTGCGCGCCGACCCCGGGCGCCAGCAGCGGCGCGTTCGCGGCCGCCAGGTCCAGCCCCAGGCGGCGGACGGCGTCGCCGACGGTGGCGCCGACCACCATGCCCACGCTGCCGAGTTCGCCGCGCGCGGCCGCCGCGGCGTTGTCGGCCGCCACCCCCGCGACGACGTGGCCCGCCACGCTGCGCCCGGAGCCCTCCTCCCGCGCATGCTGAACGGCGGCCCCTTCCGGGTTGGAGGTCAGCGCCAGCACGAACACGCCGCGGCCGGTCCGCAGCGCCAGGTCGATCGCCGGCCGCAGCGACCCGTAGCCCAGATAGGGGCTCACGGTGATGGCGTCGGGGGGCGCGACGGCGTCGGGCCCGAGGAACGCCTCGGCGTACGCCTCCATCGTCGAACCGATGTCGCCGCGCTTGACGTCGAGGATCACCGCCGTGCCGGCCGCCCGCAGCTCATCGATGACCCGCTCCAGCAGCGCCACCCCGCCCGCGCCGAAGACCTCGAAGAACGCCGACTGCGGCTTGACGGCGGCCACCTGTCCGGCGAAGGCCTCGACGCAGGTGAGCGCGAACCGCTCCACGCCGGCGAGCGTGCGGTCGAGCCCCCAGGCGGACAACAGCGCGTGGTGGGGGTCGATCCCCGCACACAGGGGGCCCTGCGACCGCATCGCCGCCTGCAGGCGGGCGCCGAACGGCGGGGTGGAAACGGCCTGGTCGTACGTCGTCACCGGTTCTCCTTCGGCGCTCGGGGGCGCGTGGTCCTGGTCAGGGCAGCCGTTCGTGAGCGATCCCGACGACGTCGGCGACCCGCTCGTACCCGCGGCTCGCCAGTTCGCCGGCAAGCTCGTCGCGGACCTTCCGCGGCGCCGTCGGATCGTGGAAGGTCGCCGTGCCCACCTGGACGGCGGTGGCGCCGGCCGCCAGGAACTGCAGCGCGTCCAGACCCGAGGCGATGCCGCCCACCCCGATGATCGGCGCCGTGGGCAGCGCCCCGGCGCGCATCGCGGCGGCGACCTGGAAGACCGCGCGCACCGCCACCGGCCGGATCGCCGGCCCCGACAGTCCCCCGGTGAGCCCCAACAGCCGCGGCCGCAGCCGGTCGGTGTCGATGTCCATGCCGAGCAGGGTGTTGATCATGGTGAGGCCGGTGGCCCCGGCCTCCAGCGCGGCGCGGGCGATCGCGACGATGTCCGTGACGTCCGGGCTCAGCTTGGCGAAGGCGGGGATGTCCGGCGGCAGCTCGCTGCGCACCTGCTCCATGACCTCGGTCGTCGACGCAGGGTCGCAGGCGTAGACGAGGCCCCGGTTGGCCACGTTGGGACAGCTGATGTTGACCTCGACGCCGACGCACGCATCGAAGGCCGCACTGTTGCGCAGCACCCGGGTGACGTCGGCGAACTCCGCCGCGTCGTTGCCCGCGATCGAGACGAGCACGCGCGCCCCGACCGACTTCAGCCAGGCCAGATCCTCC from Austwickia sp. includes the following:
- the coaBC gene encoding bifunctional phosphopantothenoylcysteine decarboxylase/phosphopantothenate--cysteine ligase CoaBC, with amino-acid sequence MRVVLGVGGGIAAYKACLLSRLFSEAGDDVTVVPTEAALHFVGAATWEALSGHPVSTSVWDGVDEVRHVRIGQHADLVVVAPATADLLARAAHGLANDLLTNVLLTARCPVVMAPAMHTEMWLHAATQANVALLRARGVHVIDPAVGRLTGADSGPGRLPEPEHIHAQALAVLGGGAATARLQPPALARDLADRRIVITAGGTREALDPVRYLGNRSSGKQGYALAAAAAARGAIVELISANVGLPDTMSGPDRFDHGAVTVHRVESARELEEAVAAAYPHADAIIMAAAVADFRPKTYAAHKIKKTHGAGHDEDAPVIELVRNPDILAGLVRRRGDAAAQYPVIVGFAAETGDETGSVLDLARAKLARKGCDLLVANEVGRDAVFGKDVTTVAILAAGRHDPVAEVTGSKEEAAQAVLDALRPLL
- the gmk gene encoding guanylate kinase; translation: MEPSRTASAVRPGSPRLAVLAGPTAVGKGTVAAWVREHHPEIWMSVSATTRAPRPGEQDGRHYYFVTDERFDEMVAGGELLEWATVHNLARYGTPRGPVEQALADGRSVLLEIDLQGARQVRASMPEALFVFLAPPSWDVLVQRLLGRGTETAAERRARLATALVEMKAAKEFDVVIVNDEVRRAAEELVHLMAAGTHPAPGGARPTTYEPPPQPALRTTAPERNE
- a CDS encoding 30S ribosomal protein S13; translated protein: MALPQLTPEQRAEALEKAAAARRERAAVKNRLKNSQGSLADVVKEGKTNDVIGKMKVSSLLESMPGVGRVRARQIMEEIGISETRRVRGLGANQIAALLERFKQG
- a CDS encoding dihydroorotate dehydrogenase is translated as MAVDLGVDVTIPNPVLTASGCAANGRELHRFFDVGDLGAVTTKTVMRDPRSGRGTPRMAETPAGMLNSIGLQGPGIAAFVEEDLAWLKSVGARVLVSIAGNDAAEFADVTRVLRNSAAFDACVGVEVNISCPNVANRGLVYACDPASTTEVMEQVRSELPPDIPAFAKLSPDVTDIVAIARAALEAGATGLTMINTLLGMDIDTDRLRPRLLGLTGGLSGPAIRPVAVRAVFQVAAAMRAGALPTAPIIGVGGIASGLDALQFLAAGATAVQVGTATFHDPTAPRKVRDELAGELASRGYERVADVVGIAHERLP
- a CDS encoding chorismate mutase; the protein is MPSPASTAEQPAERSAVLAELAQIRGSIDNIDAALVHLLAERFKCTQRVGRLKADHGLPPADPGREAHQIARLRALAEQAHLDPAFAEKFLTFIIDEVIHHHQQIASERER
- a CDS encoding DNA-directed RNA polymerase subunit omega, translating into MSGTVANPIGITNPPIDDLLEAAESKYALVIYSAKRARQINAYYSQLSEGLLEYVGPLVETQVHEKPLSVALREINGQLLTSTPIEG
- the pyrF gene encoding orotidine-5'-phosphate decarboxylase, with amino-acid sequence MPANWRAAGTSGSPTSSGSLTNGCPDQDHAPPSAEGEPVTTYDQAVSTPPFGARLQAAMRSQGPLCAGIDPHHALLSAWGLDRTLAGVERFALTCVEAFAGQVAAVKPQSAFFEVFGAGGVALLERVIDELRAAGTAVILDVKRGDIGSTMEAYAEAFLGPDAVAPPDAITVSPYLGYGSLRPAIDLALRTGRGVFVLALTSNPEGAAVQHAREEGSGRSVAGHVVAGVAADNAAAAARGELGSVGMVVGATVGDAVRRLGLDLAAANAPLLAPGVGAQGATAEDLQTVFGAALPTVLAASSREILSAGPDVAALRARARTSAEQLFELLGTS